Proteins encoded within one genomic window of Oryza brachyantha chromosome 7, ObraRS2, whole genome shotgun sequence:
- the LOC102708265 gene encoding transcription factor PHYTOCHROME INTERACTING FACTOR-LIKE 13-like translates to MDGEGARPAMTTWKRPLLPDGELVELLWQDGAVVAHAQQTHQRSSGGVVQAAGSSGVTGEETAVWFPDCGGGGGDTLGMDRDLYSQFWHSFANVDGHGGRGAAAALALTPPLPPARSDGVSSRLDEAGRLSICGSNVVTTPALPADDNIDDGAPRPQPDARAGASSSGGSGSCSLFKRGRDELDSRSEETDFEAVGETPPSKRPATKRRTRAAEVHNLSERRRRDRINERLKALQELVPHCNKTDKASILDEAIEYLKSLQMQVQIMWMTTGIAPVMLPGAHQLMPPMGMSLNTACMPAAQGLNQLQRATSYMNNPPPNEMPQIPSPSMNSPSVPNEMQNDNHSRVPRNPFLHRNHTLTATPQVQGLFPFGSQAAEQNEIQQLLSSTGIPSSSDGTVT, encoded by the exons ATGGACGGCGAGGGTGCAAGGCCGGCGATGACGACATGGAAGAGGCCCTTGCT CCCGGACGGCGAGCTGGTGGAGCTGCTGTGGCAGGACGGGGCCGTCGTCGCGCACGCGCAGCAGACGCACCAGCGATCGTCCGGCGGCGTCGTTCAGGCGGCTGGCAGCAGCGGCGTCACGGGCGAGGAGACGGCCGTGTGGTTCCCGGActgcggcgggggcggcggcgacacgctGGGCATGGACAGGGACCTGTACTCGCAGTTCTGGCACAGCTTCGCCAATGTCGACGGGCACGGGGGCAGGGGAGCGGCTGCCGCGCTCGCGctcacgccgccgctgccgccggccagGAGCGACGGCGTGTCGAGCCGTCTCGACGAGGCCGGCCGGCTGAGCATCTGCGGCAGCAACGTGGTGACGACGCCGGCGCTCCCTGCGGACGACAAcatcgacgacggcgcgccgcggccgcagcccgacgcgcgcgccggcgcgtcgtcgtcgggcggGTCGGGGAGCTGTTCGCTGTTCAAGCGGGGGAGGGACGAGCTGGACAGCCGCAgcgag GAAACCGACTTCGAGGCCGTCGGCGAGACCCCGCCGTCGAAGAGGCCGGCGACGAAGCGCCGGACTCGCGCCGCCGAGGTGCACAACCTGTCGGAGCGG AGAAGAAGGGATAGGATCAATGAAAGGTTGAAAGCATTGCAAGAACTGGTGCCTCATTGCAACAAG ACCGACAAAGCATCGATACTTGATGAAGCAATTGAGTACCTGAAATCCCTGCAAATGCAAGTTCAG ATCATGTGGATGACTACCGGGATTGCACCGGTGATGTTACCCGGTGCTCACCAGCTGATGCCGCCGATGGGGATGAGCTTGAATACAGCATGCATGCCTGCGGCGCAAGGCCTGAATCAGCTGCAGAGAGCAACGAGTTACATGAACAATCCTCCGCCAAACGAGATGCCTCAGATCCCATCTCCATCTATGAATTCACCCAGTGTTCCAAACGAGATGCAGAATGACAATCACAGCCGTGTGCCACGAAATCCCTTTCTTCACCGTAATCATACACTAACAGCAACACCTCAG GTGCAAGGTCTATTTCCCTTTGGATCTCAAGCTGCAGAACAAAATGAGATTCAGCAGTTACTCTCTAGCACTGGCATTCCATCTTCGTCTGACGGGACCGTAACATAA